The following are encoded in a window of Saccharothrix longispora genomic DNA:
- a CDS encoding thioesterase II family protein, which yields MTDWLRRLSPPGPARARVLCLPPGGGSAQLYQRWPALLGADLDVVAVELPGRGERSLEAPLTRMTDVVAGVVGALDALDDLPLVVFGHSMGAVVGWELCRELRATGRAVPAGLVVAGAAAPGAPDAARPRGPVTDAELVGLITSSDGLPPGTSLDPLLLGYLLPVLRADLAVVNDFRPDPRPPLPCALRVYLGADDVTVPAEEAEPWAAEVEGPVVVRTFPGGHFFPRDEEAAVLARLRLDVLDCTGLATGTPTAGDRA from the coding sequence GTGACTGACTGGTTGCGGCGCCTCTCCCCACCCGGTCCGGCCCGGGCGCGGGTGCTGTGCCTGCCGCCCGGCGGCGGGTCGGCCCAGCTGTACCAGCGCTGGCCCGCCCTCCTGGGCGCGGACCTCGACGTGGTCGCGGTGGAGCTGCCGGGGCGCGGCGAGCGCAGCCTGGAGGCGCCCCTGACCCGCATGACCGACGTGGTCGCCGGCGTGGTCGGGGCGCTCGACGCGCTCGACGACCTCCCGCTGGTCGTGTTCGGCCACAGCATGGGCGCGGTCGTCGGCTGGGAGCTGTGCCGGGAGCTGCGGGCGACCGGACGTGCCGTGCCCGCCGGGCTGGTGGTCGCGGGGGCCGCCGCGCCCGGCGCGCCGGACGCGGCCCGGCCGCGCGGCCCGGTCACCGACGCCGAGCTGGTCGGGCTGATCACGTCGTCGGACGGGCTCCCGCCGGGCACGTCGCTCGACCCGCTGCTCCTGGGCTACCTCCTGCCGGTGCTGCGCGCGGACCTCGCCGTGGTGAACGACTTCCGCCCGGACCCGCGACCCCCTCTGCCGTGCGCCCTGCGCGTGTACCTCGGCGCGGACGACGTGACGGTCCCCGCCGAGGAGGCGGAACCGTGGGCGGCGGAGGTCGAGGGCCCCGTCGTCGTCCGCACGTTCCCGGGCGGGCACTTCTTCCCGAGGGACGAGGAGGCCGCCGTGCTCGCGCGGCTGCGCCTGGACGTCCTCGACTGCACCGGCCTGGCGACGGGCACGCCGACGGCCGGTGACCGGGCCTGA
- a CDS encoding 2OG-Fe dioxygenase family protein, with translation MTEDLRTSELVARPDGTGFPAAEVAAAVAGDGFARLGAEHFPVDPEGGDFARFRETWEDLELDGALVDGGCYRYRRYGRLRAVRTADGISLSALPHAAFRQDGIPMWRGDERMFAPIRPAALADACLHALVTADLAAADLVRTSPEWTVGLHLIRIIALDGETGLPTPEGRHRDGHAFVGMHLLRRENSAGGVSTVYRDGRPDVRFTLESPLDSVLVDDTAVWHEVSPIAVRDRAGGRAVRDMLLVDINPS, from the coding sequence GTGACCGAGGACCTTCGCACATCGGAGCTCGTCGCCCGACCGGACGGCACCGGGTTCCCCGCGGCCGAGGTGGCCGCCGCCGTGGCGGGCGACGGGTTCGCGCGGCTGGGCGCGGAGCACTTCCCGGTCGACCCCGAGGGCGGTGACTTCGCCCGCTTCCGCGAGACCTGGGAGGACCTGGAGCTGGACGGGGCGCTCGTGGACGGCGGCTGCTACCGGTACCGGCGCTACGGCAGGCTGCGCGCGGTGCGCACCGCCGACGGGATCTCCCTCTCCGCGCTGCCGCACGCGGCGTTCCGGCAGGACGGCATCCCCATGTGGCGCGGCGACGAGCGGATGTTCGCCCCGATCCGGCCCGCCGCGCTGGCGGACGCGTGCCTGCACGCCCTGGTCACCGCCGACCTGGCGGCCGCCGACCTGGTGCGCACGAGTCCGGAGTGGACGGTCGGGCTGCACCTGATCCGGATCATCGCCCTGGACGGCGAGACCGGCCTGCCGACCCCCGAGGGCAGGCACCGCGACGGGCACGCGTTCGTGGGCATGCACCTGCTGCGCCGGGAGAACAGCGCGGGCGGCGTGTCCACCGTCTACCGCGACGGCCGGCCCGACGTCCGCTTCACGCTGGAGTCGCCGCTGGACTCGGTGCTCGTCGACGACACGGCCGTGTGGCACGAGGTGTCGCCGATCGCGGTGCGCGACCGCGCGGGCGGCCGGGCCGTGCGGGACATGCTCCTCGTCGACATCAACCCGTCGTGA
- a CDS encoding adenosylcobinamide amidohydrolase, producing MEPEHRRVNGRSVLVWRTGRPWLAISSAVHGGGIGEREWVLNATVPHDYDRDDPAADVVDLAAACGLAGTGTGVLTAVDVRQEVTTTDRGVTVTATTGIGAHPTWAAGGEALAWRPGTINVVGWFPVRLTPAALVNAVATAAEAKAQALVEGGVPGTGTPTDATVLLCPATGPAEEYGGPRSVQGSRLARAVHAAVRAGLRTSPMTWSTRT from the coding sequence GTGGAACCGGAACACCGCCGGGTGAACGGTCGGTCCGTGCTGGTGTGGCGCACCGGGCGACCGTGGCTGGCCATCTCCTCCGCGGTGCACGGCGGAGGCATCGGCGAACGCGAGTGGGTGCTCAACGCCACGGTGCCGCACGACTACGACCGCGACGACCCGGCCGCCGACGTGGTCGACCTCGCCGCCGCGTGCGGCCTGGCGGGGACCGGCACCGGTGTGCTGACCGCGGTGGACGTCCGCCAGGAGGTCACCACGACCGACCGGGGCGTGACCGTCACCGCGACGACCGGCATCGGCGCCCACCCCACCTGGGCGGCGGGCGGCGAAGCGCTGGCGTGGCGGCCGGGCACGATCAACGTGGTGGGGTGGTTCCCCGTGCGGTTGACGCCGGCGGCGCTGGTCAACGCCGTGGCCACGGCCGCGGAGGCCAAGGCGCAGGCCCTGGTGGAGGGCGGTGTGCCGGGCACCGGGACACCGACCGACGCCACGGTCCTGCTGTGCCCGGCGACGGGACCGGCGGAGGAGTACGGCGGTCCGCGTTCGGTGCAGGGCTCGCGGTTGGCGCGCGCCGTGCACGCGGCCGTGCGGGCGGGCCTGCGCACCTCGCCGATGACCTGGTCCACCCGGACCTGA
- a CDS encoding VOC family protein: MTSRLEWITLDARDPRTLAAFWCGVLGYVVYGERGDGDAVEIGPDPEQPDEERLAELRDRPTVPSMVFVRVPEGKQAAKNRLHFEITPVDSDQDAELARLTDLGATKVDVGQGEGRSWVVLADPEGNEFCLARSLAPGVFSL; the protein is encoded by the coding sequence ATGACCAGCCGGTTGGAGTGGATCACCCTCGACGCCCGCGACCCGCGGACGCTCGCCGCGTTCTGGTGCGGCGTGCTCGGGTACGTCGTCTACGGGGAGCGCGGCGACGGCGACGCGGTGGAGATCGGCCCCGACCCGGAGCAGCCGGACGAGGAGCGCCTCGCCGAGCTGCGGGACCGGCCGACCGTGCCGAGCATGGTGTTCGTCCGCGTGCCGGAGGGGAAGCAGGCGGCCAAGAACCGGTTGCACTTCGAGATCACGCCCGTGGACAGCGACCAGGACGCGGAACTCGCCCGGCTCACCGACCTCGGTGCGACCAAGGTGGACGTCGGGCAGGGCGAGGGCCGGTCGTGGGTCGTGCTGGCCGACCCGGAGGGCAACGAGTTCTGCCTGGCCCGCAGCCTCGCGCCGGGGGTCTTCTCGCTCTGA
- a CDS encoding BtrH N-terminal domain-containing protein has product MKVELPGIGHWRHDLGHCLHATAGVLLRFHGADPLDVLGAGWGFGYRAGDVRREEYYFPCARGSLFASIAPHHAVTSRWHEPVDAEAGWREVRDAVASGRPVAVAADNYHLPFRPAYGDVHTNHLLVVHGFDDERGVALVADSVPPRFLGEITIADLTAARDSANPVRHDRDLFFTDRPIGNRWLEVSVDGPLDPPDRDRLREVLAANLAGFAGEGDGGPDYLGLPGTRRFLADAATRLREHDPAAVDEVFVVAGVVLAVTGLHGDHLAATGRRLGDTALVELAREVDRVAHHWSAVRIAVAAGRADPSGAARTLDARATALLADHERALTGLEGFLGRG; this is encoded by the coding sequence ATGAAGGTGGAACTGCCGGGCATCGGGCACTGGCGGCACGACCTGGGGCACTGCCTGCACGCCACGGCCGGCGTGCTGCTGCGCTTCCACGGCGCCGACCCGCTGGACGTGCTGGGCGCGGGCTGGGGCTTCGGGTACCGGGCTGGGGACGTGCGCCGCGAGGAGTACTACTTCCCGTGCGCGCGGGGTTCGCTGTTCGCGAGCATCGCGCCGCACCACGCGGTCACGTCGCGCTGGCACGAGCCGGTCGACGCCGAGGCGGGGTGGCGGGAGGTCCGGGACGCCGTCGCGTCCGGCCGGCCGGTGGCGGTGGCCGCGGACAACTACCACCTGCCGTTCCGGCCCGCCTACGGCGACGTGCACACCAACCACCTGCTGGTGGTGCACGGCTTCGACGACGAACGCGGCGTCGCGCTCGTCGCGGACTCCGTGCCGCCGCGCTTCCTGGGCGAGATCACCATCGCCGACCTGACCGCGGCGCGCGACTCGGCCAACCCGGTGCGCCACGACCGGGACCTGTTCTTCACCGACCGGCCCATCGGCAACCGGTGGCTGGAGGTGTCCGTGGACGGCCCGCTGGACCCGCCGGACCGCGACCGCCTGCGCGAGGTGCTCGCCGCCAACCTGGCCGGGTTCGCCGGTGAGGGGGACGGCGGCCCGGACTACCTCGGCCTGCCCGGCACGCGCCGCTTCCTGGCCGACGCCGCGACCCGCCTGCGCGAGCACGACCCGGCCGCGGTCGACGAGGTGTTCGTGGTGGCCGGGGTCGTGCTCGCCGTCACCGGCCTGCACGGCGACCACCTGGCCGCGACCGGGCGCCGCCTCGGTGACACCGCCCTGGTGGAGTTGGCGCGGGAGGTCGACCGCGTGGCGCACCACTGGTCGGCGGTCCGGATCGCGGTGGCCGCCGGCCGCGCCGACCCGTCGGGGGCCGCCCGCACCCTGGACGCGCGCGCGACGGCGCTGCTGGCCGACCACGAGCGCGCGCTGACAGGGCTGGAGGGCTTCCTCGGACGCGGATGA